One uncultured Tolumonas sp. genomic window carries:
- a CDS encoding type III PLP-dependent enzyme, translating into MNNEIVPVELDYRDLVETYGSPLLVLDQAAVRKQYRALVKALPGVRMHYALKPLPHSAVVATLKAEGCCFDLATNGEVDLMLENQINPDDCIHTHPIKRDGDISYALDYGCKVFVFDNPIELEKFIPYQDKAQLLLRVSFPNPESKVDLSKKFGCTPEATLPLLRKAKELGLNVIGLSFHVGSQVPNSRRHVEAITACNQLIRDAAAENINLQVLDIGGGFPVNYAADGADLDIYEFCAPIREALSNTPEGIRLLAEPGRFISAPCMTSVSSVMGKAERFGRMWYYLDDGLYGSYSGQLFDHINYPKSAPYATGEALPAVLAGPTCDSIDVLADDIDLPALNVGDVIIGKMMGAYTWASATEFNFFRKANILVVDSDEAAELRAVA; encoded by the coding sequence ATGAATAATGAAATCGTCCCTGTTGAACTGGATTATCGCGACCTGGTAGAAACCTATGGTTCACCGTTGCTGGTCCTGGATCAAGCCGCTGTCCGTAAACAATATCGCGCTTTAGTGAAAGCCCTACCCGGCGTTCGCATGCATTATGCTTTAAAACCGCTGCCCCATTCAGCGGTAGTTGCCACATTAAAAGCCGAAGGCTGTTGTTTCGATTTAGCTACGAACGGTGAAGTCGATCTGATGTTAGAAAATCAGATCAATCCGGACGATTGTATTCATACTCACCCTATCAAGCGTGATGGTGACATTAGTTACGCCTTAGATTACGGCTGTAAAGTTTTCGTATTTGATAACCCGATTGAGCTGGAAAAGTTCATTCCTTATCAAGACAAGGCACAGCTGCTGTTACGCGTCAGCTTCCCGAACCCGGAAAGCAAGGTTGACCTGTCGAAGAAGTTTGGCTGCACACCAGAAGCCACACTGCCTTTGCTGCGTAAAGCAAAAGAGTTAGGTCTTAATGTTATCGGCCTGTCATTCCATGTTGGCTCGCAAGTGCCTAACTCACGACGTCATGTTGAAGCGATCACCGCTTGTAATCAGCTGATCCGTGATGCTGCAGCCGAAAATATTAATCTGCAAGTACTCGATATTGGTGGCGGGTTCCCCGTGAATTACGCAGCCGATGGCGCCGATCTGGATATTTATGAATTTTGCGCGCCGATCCGTGAAGCATTGAGCAACACACCGGAAGGTATTCGTCTGTTAGCTGAACCAGGCCGTTTCATTTCTGCACCTTGCATGACTTCTGTTTCCAGCGTCATGGGTAAAGCGGAACGCTTTGGCCGCATGTGGTATTACCTGGACGATGGTTTGTATGGCAGCTACAGCGGCCAGCTGTTTGATCATATCAACTATCCGAAGTCTGCCCCTTATGCAACCGGTGAAGCGCTACCAGCCGTGCTGGCTGGCCCTACCTGTGACAGCATTGACGTATTGGCCGATGATATCGATCTGCCTGCACTGAATGTGGGTGACGTGATCATTGGTAAGATGATGGGCGCTTACACTTGGGCATCAGCAACCGAGTTTAACTTCTTCCGCAAAGCGAATATTTTAGTTGTTGATAGCGACGAAGCTGCCGAATTACGTGCTGTTGCGTAA
- the ybfE gene encoding LexA regulated protein, with translation MAKHHSDRTTLDLFADEKRPGRPKTNPHPRDLQLKINKRNQLKRDKDKGLHRVELKLDAESLDDLNQLADARGISRSELIQELVREYVSTQRSSQLK, from the coding sequence ATGGCAAAACATCACTCGGATCGCACTACACTGGATCTGTTTGCTGACGAAAAACGTCCAGGGCGCCCTAAAACCAACCCTCATCCCCGTGATTTGCAGTTAAAAATAAATAAACGCAATCAACTAAAACGGGATAAGGATAAAGGGCTTCATCGGGTTGAACTCAAACTCGATGCAGAGTCATTGGATGATCTCAATCAGTTGGCAGATGCCCGTGGTATCAGCAGATCGGAACTCATTCAGGAGTTAGTCCGCGAATACGTTAGCACTCAGCGTTCCAGCCAGCTAAAATAG
- the slyD gene encoding peptidylprolyl isomerase — protein sequence MKITHLSVVTLDYTVSDTSGEVLDTTEGREPLVYLHGSGYLVPGLENALYERAAGDSFELTVPAADAYGEYEESLVQEVPGELFDGMEVAEGDTFVADTDDGHRPVTIVEVSENFVKVDANHPLAGMDLHFKVNVREVRAATAEEIAHGHIHGEEGCGHGHHHEHEGCCGGHGHSHGDDHECCGGKGHAHGEEHECCGGKGHGHDHHHAEAEEPHECCGGHGGCKN from the coding sequence ATGAAGATTACTCATTTGAGCGTAGTTACGCTGGATTACACCGTGTCTGATACTTCAGGCGAAGTACTGGATACCACTGAAGGGCGTGAGCCGTTAGTTTATCTGCATGGCAGTGGCTACTTGGTTCCCGGTTTAGAAAATGCGCTGTATGAACGTGCTGCTGGTGATAGCTTCGAACTGACTGTGCCTGCAGCTGACGCATACGGCGAATACGAAGAATCATTGGTTCAAGAAGTGCCGGGTGAATTGTTCGACGGTATGGAAGTAGCCGAAGGTGATACTTTTGTGGCTGATACCGATGATGGTCACCGCCCGGTTACTATCGTTGAAGTTTCTGAAAACTTCGTAAAAGTGGATGCTAATCATCCACTGGCTGGCATGGACTTACATTTTAAAGTGAATGTTCGTGAAGTGCGTGCTGCCACTGCAGAAGAAATTGCACATGGCCATATTCATGGTGAAGAAGGCTGTGGTCACGGTCATCATCATGAGCATGAAGGTTGTTGCGGCGGTCACGGTCATTCACATGGTGATGATCATGAGTGTTGCGGTGGTAAAGGCCATGCGCATGGCGAAGAACACGAATGTTGTGGCGGTAAAGGTCACGGACATGATCATCATCATGCGGAAGCTGAAGAACCGCATGAGTGCTGTGGTGGCCACGGCGGCTGCAAAAACTAA
- the fur gene encoding ferric iron uptake transcriptional regulator produces the protein MTDHNQQLKDAGLKITSPRVKILDYLRQPECQHISAEDLYKLLLDNGEEIGLATVYRVLNQFDDAGIVTRHHFEGGKSVFELAQQHHHDHLVCLDCGSVVEFSDEIIEQRQKEIAEKHGMTLTHHSLYLYGNCGKENCVNRKK, from the coding sequence ATGACAGACCATAATCAGCAACTGAAAGACGCCGGACTAAAAATCACTTCGCCGCGGGTTAAGATCTTAGATTACCTGCGCCAGCCGGAATGCCAGCACATCAGTGCTGAAGACCTTTATAAATTGCTGCTGGATAATGGTGAAGAAATTGGTTTGGCTACCGTTTATCGGGTTCTGAATCAATTTGATGATGCCGGCATTGTAACTCGTCATCATTTCGAAGGCGGCAAGTCCGTATTTGAACTGGCGCAGCAGCATCACCATGATCATCTGGTATGTCTGGATTGTGGCAGTGTAGTTGAGTTTTCTGATGAGATCATTGAACAGCGTCAGAAAGAGATCGCCGAAAAACATGGCATGACACTGACCCATCACAGCCTGTATTTATACGGTAACTGCGGTAAAGAAAACTGCGTCAATCGTAAGAAATAA
- the rlmJ gene encoding 23S rRNA (adenine(2030)-N(6))-methyltransferase RlmJ translates to MLSYRHAFHAGNHADILKHAVISLLIDQLKQKDKPFCYLDTHSGGGCYDLTGEWANKKAEYLDGIARLWPLREQWPALKSYLDCVAALNNGDTLHYYPGSPEIARAQLREQDRLILMELHNNEIDILRQHMHRDPRVALHHRDGFEGVVALTPPTPRRGLVLIDPPYELKEDYDRVVKSLAKAWRRWPVGMYAVWYPLLGKEADRSQHMLSECQKLGIPMLTVELSVQAQSPTWGMHGSGIAIFNPPWQFEQQLQKLLPELCALLAMTPQANWAIKSHNSEG, encoded by the coding sequence ATGCTTAGTTATCGCCACGCGTTTCATGCCGGCAATCATGCCGATATTTTAAAACATGCCGTCATCAGTTTATTGATCGACCAGCTGAAACAAAAAGATAAACCGTTTTGTTATCTCGACACCCATTCTGGTGGCGGCTGTTACGACCTCACCGGCGAATGGGCAAATAAAAAAGCCGAATATCTCGATGGCATTGCCCGTCTCTGGCCACTACGGGAACAATGGCCTGCACTAAAAAGTTATCTCGATTGTGTGGCTGCACTTAATAATGGTGACACATTACATTATTACCCAGGCTCTCCAGAGATCGCACGAGCGCAATTACGCGAGCAAGATCGTCTGATCTTGATGGAATTGCATAACAACGAAATTGATATTCTGCGTCAGCACATGCACCGCGATCCACGTGTCGCATTGCATCACCGTGATGGTTTTGAAGGAGTGGTCGCACTCACACCGCCAACGCCACGTCGCGGCCTGGTATTAATCGACCCGCCATATGAGCTGAAAGAAGACTACGATCGCGTCGTTAAATCTTTAGCCAAAGCGTGGCGACGCTGGCCTGTAGGTATGTATGCAGTCTGGTATCCATTATTGGGTAAAGAAGCCGATCGCAGTCAGCATATGCTCAGTGAATGTCAAAAATTAGGTATTCCAATGCTCACCGTCGAGTTAAGTGTGCAAGCACAATCGCCGACTTGGGGCATGCACGGTTCAGGCATAGCAATATTTAATCCGCCATGGCAATTTGAACAGCAGTTACAAAAATTACTGCCAGAACTCTGTGCTTTACTCGCCATGACCCCACAAGCTAATTGGGCAATAAAGTCGCATAATTCAGAAGGTTAA
- the fldA gene encoding flavodoxin FldA: MALIGLFFGSDTGNTEAVAGMIQKELGSDLIDVLDVAQGTSADFEKYDLLILGIPTWYYGESQADWDDFFPELEKVDFSTKLVAIFGCGDQEDYAEYFLDAMGTLRDIIVAKGATIVGYWPTEGYHFEASKALVDDKHFVGLGIDEDRQPEQTAERVAAWCQQLREEMCLSELV, from the coding sequence ATGGCACTGATAGGTCTGTTCTTTGGTAGCGATACCGGCAACACAGAAGCAGTCGCAGGCATGATCCAGAAAGAACTGGGCAGCGATTTGATTGACGTATTGGATGTAGCTCAGGGCACCAGCGCTGACTTTGAAAAATATGACTTGCTGATCTTAGGCATTCCAACCTGGTATTACGGCGAGTCACAGGCCGACTGGGATGATTTTTTCCCTGAATTGGAAAAAGTCGATTTCAGCACCAAACTGGTTGCCATCTTTGGTTGCGGTGATCAGGAAGATTATGCTGAATATTTCCTTGATGCGATGGGCACATTGCGTGACATCATCGTGGCTAAAGGCGCAACCATTGTGGGTTACTGGCCAACTGAGGGCTATCATTTCGAAGCCTCAAAAGCACTGGTAGATGACAAACATTTTGTTGGTTTAGGCATTGATGAAGATCGTCAGCCAGAACAGACAGCGGAACGTGTTGCGGCCTGGTGTCAGCAATTACGCGAAGAGATGTGTCTGTCTGAATTAGTCTAA
- a CDS encoding ABC transporter ATP-binding protein: MIIVSQITLLRGKKPLLEEASATIHPGQKVGLVGKNGCGKSSFFALLKGELAVDAGSVSVPAQWQIATVAQETPALGCSAIDYVIDGDKEFRSLERQLAQAEQQGDGIRIAELHGHLDAAGAYTIRSRAGELLHGLGFSSEQHQQPVSAFSGGWRMRLNLAQALICRSDLLLLDEPTNHLDLDAVIWLESWLRSYRGTLILISHDRDFLDRVINRIIHIENDKLNEYTGGYSDFEIQRASALSQQQSMYEKQQLALSKMQDYVDRFRYKATKARQAQSRLKAMERMELILPAHVDSQFQFQFREPDALPTPLISMENLSAGYGDKLILQKIKLNLVSGSRIGLLGRNGAGKSTFIKLLAGELTPLSGKLEPSKGVKIGYFAQHQLESLQQGDTPLQHLTRIAGNRPEQELRNFLGGFGFHGDKALEVVDTFSGGEKARLVLALLVWQKPNLLLLDEPTNHLDLEMREALTLALQGFEGAMVIVSHDRHLLRTTTDEFYLVHQQRLEAFDGDLDDYHKWLTEQDKNQNETKVANNTPAAPQSATARKDLKRREADFRQQIRPLRQKLEKHEKQMAKLQQALTDIETALSDPAIYQDDAKSKLTSLLAQQGPLKNELEQVELEWMDISEQLEQMEQQFAAEVATQD; encoded by the coding sequence ATGATCATCGTTTCTCAAATTACGCTGCTTCGAGGCAAGAAGCCTTTATTAGAAGAGGCTTCAGCCACCATTCACCCCGGTCAAAAAGTCGGGTTAGTTGGAAAAAACGGCTGCGGTAAATCCAGTTTTTTTGCCTTATTAAAAGGGGAACTGGCGGTTGATGCAGGCTCGGTTTCCGTCCCAGCACAATGGCAAATTGCCACCGTAGCGCAGGAAACTCCCGCCCTGGGTTGTTCAGCGATTGATTATGTCATTGACGGCGACAAAGAATTTCGCAGCCTTGAGCGGCAATTAGCTCAAGCTGAACAACAAGGCGATGGCATCCGCATTGCCGAGTTGCACGGTCATTTAGATGCTGCCGGTGCTTACACCATTCGTTCACGTGCTGGCGAGCTGTTGCATGGTTTGGGTTTCAGCAGTGAACAACACCAGCAACCCGTCTCGGCATTTTCTGGTGGCTGGCGTATGCGCCTTAACCTGGCACAAGCGCTGATCTGTCGTTCTGATCTACTGTTACTCGATGAACCCACCAACCACTTAGATTTAGATGCTGTGATCTGGCTGGAAAGCTGGTTACGCTCTTACCGCGGCACATTGATCTTGATCTCCCACGATCGTGATTTTCTTGATCGCGTCATTAATCGCATCATTCATATCGAAAATGACAAACTGAACGAATATACCGGCGGTTATTCTGACTTTGAAATTCAGCGTGCATCGGCGTTATCACAACAACAATCGATGTATGAAAAACAGCAACTCGCACTGAGTAAAATGCAAGATTACGTCGATCGTTTCCGTTATAAAGCCACCAAAGCCCGTCAGGCACAAAGTCGTCTGAAAGCGATGGAACGCATGGAGCTGATCCTACCGGCTCATGTCGATTCGCAATTCCAGTTTCAATTCCGCGAGCCAGATGCATTACCAACCCCGCTGATCAGTATGGAAAATCTCAGCGCTGGGTATGGTGACAAACTGATCCTGCAAAAAATTAAATTGAACTTAGTGTCCGGTTCCCGCATTGGCCTGCTGGGGCGAAACGGCGCCGGTAAATCGACTTTTATCAAATTGCTGGCCGGTGAACTCACGCCGCTGTCAGGAAAATTAGAGCCGAGTAAAGGCGTCAAGATCGGTTATTTTGCCCAGCATCAGCTGGAATCGTTACAGCAAGGCGATACACCATTGCAGCACCTAACCCGCATTGCTGGTAATCGTCCGGAACAGGAACTCCGCAATTTCTTAGGTGGTTTCGGCTTTCATGGCGATAAAGCGCTGGAAGTGGTGGATACCTTCTCTGGTGGTGAAAAAGCACGTTTAGTGTTGGCGCTGCTGGTCTGGCAGAAACCAAACTTGCTGTTATTGGATGAACCAACCAACCACTTAGATCTCGAAATGCGCGAAGCACTGACATTGGCATTGCAGGGCTTTGAAGGTGCCATGGTTATCGTCTCGCACGATCGGCATTTGCTACGCACTACGACGGATGAATTTTATCTGGTACATCAACAACGCTTGGAAGCCTTTGATGGTGACTTAGATGACTACCATAAATGGTTGACTGAACAAGATAAAAATCAGAACGAAACTAAAGTAGCTAATAACACGCCAGCCGCACCACAAAGTGCGACAGCACGAAAAGATCTAAAACGTCGGGAAGCTGATTTCCGCCAGCAGATCCGACCTTTGCGCCAAAAGCTGGAAAAACATGAAAAGCAGATGGCTAAACTGCAGCAGGCGTTAACCGATATTGAAACCGCGCTGTCTGACCCAGCGATTTATCAGGATGATGCTAAATCCAAACTAACCAGCTTGCTGGCGCAGCAAGGCCCGTTAAAAAATGAGCTGGAACAAGTCGAGTTGGAGTGGATGGACATCTCCGAACAGCTGGAACAGATGGAACAACAATTTGCTGCCGAAGTAGCAACTCAGGATTAA